TCATGATAGATTGACCAACGACTTTTTCGGAATTTGTGAAAGTTGGAATTTCTGCATTGGTGGAATCAGAAAGAAGTGCTAGAACGCCATCTTCCCCAAGAGCTGCCATTCGATGTAAATCTGCTGGCTCGCCAACGGGGGTAAAGTCAAACTTGAAGTCACCCGTACAAACAATTTTCCCTTGGGGTGTGTGGATGACAATTCCCAAAGGCTCTGGGATAGAGTGAGTTGTGCGGAAGAAGGTTGCTTTTAAATTTTTAAATTGAAGTTCGGTATTTTGATTGATTTCGTAGAGTTTAGCGTCACGTAAAAGTCCGTGCTCTTCCAATTTACCACGAATCAGTGCAAGGGCAAGTGGTCCAGCATAAATGGGAACATTTGCTTGCTTGAGAAGGAAGGGAATCCCTCCGATGTGGTCTTCGTGACCGTGAGTAATCAAGACTCCTTTGATACGGTCAATATTTTCTACGATATAAGAATAATCAGGAATGACATAATCAATCCCTAAGAGGTCGTCTTCAGGAAATTTAATCCCTGCATCAACGATGATAATCTCATCTTGGTATTCAATCCCGTAGGTATTTTTTCCGATTTCTCCTAAACCACCAATGGCAAATACACCGACTTCTTCGGGTTTTAAAGTATATGACATGGTTTAGAGCTCCGTAATTGTAAAGTTGCCTGATTCTTTTTCGTATTCTAAATGTTTGTCAGACAAAAGTGTAATCAATTCAACATTATAAGGTGTTTTTTCTTCGACGAGTTTCCGGGCTTTGATGCGTCCTTCTAGTTCGTCTTTGGCGTCAATATCCAAGTAGAGAGAATGCGTGTTTTCCCGACGTGGATTGCGTTCTTTTGTTTCTTGATAAAAAACTTTGTAAATCATTTCAATTCCTTTCTCATTCATGATCAATCTACCAGAAAATAGCCACCTTATTTTCAAGGGCGGTCTCCATCTATTTGATTTTCTGGGTAATAAATTGACTTTGATACGTTACAATTATAATCATTATATCATAAAAAGGTTATTTAGTAAAAGAAAGAAGTGAGAAAAACTAGGAAAACGATTTTCAAAAGGTCTTGTTTTTTTGGAAATCATATTGAGGCAATCCGTATTTTTTTGTAGTATAATAGGAGGTAGATTATCACGAAGGAAAGATAGAAATGAAAGTTTTAGCTTTTGACACATCCAGCAATGCACTCGCGATTGCGATTTTAGAAGATGATAAGTTGCTTGCTGAGATGACAGTCAATATCAAGAAAAATCATAGCGTTACATTGATGCCGGCTATTGATTTTTTAATGGAAAATTTGGATTTAAAGCCAAGCGATTTAGAGCGCATTGTGGTCGCAGAAGGTCCTGGTAGTTATACAGGTTTGCGGATTGCTGTGGCAACAGCCAAAACGTTGGCACATACGCTTAAAATAGATTTGGTGGGAGTTTCTAGCTTGCGAATTCTGGTGCCAGAGGACGTTGACGGCTTGGTCATTCCTCTCATGGATGCTAGACGCAATCATGTCTATGCTGGTTTTTATGAAAATGGCAGAGCAACTCAGCCGGAAGCTCATTTATCTTTTGAAGAAGTGTTAGAAAGAGCCAAGTCTGCCTCTCAGGTAACTTTTGTAGGGGAAGTGGAAAATTTTGTGGAGCAGATTCAATCCGCTTTGCCAGCAGCTGTTATCAAAGCAACCCTGCCAAGCGCTGTGCTCCTTGCTAAAATCGGTCTGCAACTATTAGCTCGCTCTGTTCATGATTTCGTGCCGAATTACCTCAGGCGAGTGGAAGCAGAAGAGAATTGGCTCAAAAACCATCAAGAAACGAACGATTCTTACATCAAGCGCTTATGATTGAGATTAAAAAAGATGAAAAAAAGCAGGTTGCTGATTTAGCAGAGCAGATTTACCAAGTATTGAAAGATGTGTATGCTGTCAGTCCTTGGAATATAGAGCAGATTGAGAAAGATTTACAAAATCCTTTGTCGGTTTATGTTTTGGCTTTAGAAGCCCAAAATTTAATCGGGTTTCTGACTTTTCAAGAGTCAGACTTTGAAGCAGAAGTTTTACAAATTGCGGTTAAGAAAGCCTATCAAGGAAAGAAAATTGCGACCGCTTTGTTTGAACATCTGCCAATTGACAAAGAGATTTTCCTCGAAGTGCGAGAATCTAACAAAGCAGCTCTGCTGTTTTACCAAAAAGAGAAATTTATAGAAATCGCTCGGCGCAAGAATTACTATCATGAGCCAGTGGAAAATGCGATTGTAATGAAAAGGGAAAACTATGAATGATAGATATATTTTAGCTTTTGAGACGTCCTGCGATGAGACTAGCGTGGCAGTTTTAAAGAATGACGCTGAACTCTTATCCAATGTTATTGCCAGCCAGATTGAGAGCCATAAACGTTTTGGTGGCGTGGTACCGGAAGTGGCTAGCCGTCACCATGTGGAAGTTATCACGGCTTGCATTGAGGAAGCTCTTGCGAAGGCCGGTATTACAGAAAAAGAGGTGACCGCAGTAGCAGTAACTTATGGACCAGGGCTCGTAGGCGCCCTCTTAGTCGGACTGGCAGCTGCTAAGTCTTTTGCGTGGGCACATCATTTACCGCTTATTCCTGTCAATCATATGGCAGGTCATCTTATGGCGGCTCAAAGTGTTGAGAAATTAGAATACCCTCTTTTAGCGTTATTAGTCAGCGGGGGGCATACTGAGTTGGTTTATGTCAGCGAAGCCGGTGATTATCAGATTGTCGGGGAAACACGCGATGATGCAGTTGGAGAAGCTTATGATAAAGTTGGTCGCGTGATGGGCTTGACTTATCCAGCAGGGCGTGAGATAGATGAATT
This Streptococcus anginosus DNA region includes the following protein-coding sequences:
- a CDS encoding DNA-directed RNA polymerase subunit epsilon gives rise to the protein MIYKVFYQETKERNPRRENTHSLYLDIDAKDELEGRIKARKLVEEKTPYNVELITLLSDKHLEYEKESGNFTITEL
- the tsaB gene encoding tRNA (adenosine(37)-N6)-threonylcarbamoyltransferase complex dimerization subunit type 1 TsaB, which codes for MKVLAFDTSSNALAIAILEDDKLLAEMTVNIKKNHSVTLMPAIDFLMENLDLKPSDLERIVVAEGPGSYTGLRIAVATAKTLAHTLKIDLVGVSSLRILVPEDVDGLVIPLMDARRNHVYAGFYENGRATQPEAHLSFEEVLERAKSASQVTFVGEVENFVEQIQSALPAAVIKATLPSAVLLAKIGLQLLARSVHDFVPNYLRRVEAEENWLKNHQETNDSYIKRL
- the rimI gene encoding ribosomal protein S18-alanine N-acetyltransferase — encoded protein: MIEIKKDEKKQVADLAEQIYQVLKDVYAVSPWNIEQIEKDLQNPLSVYVLALEAQNLIGFLTFQESDFEAEVLQIAVKKAYQGKKIATALFEHLPIDKEIFLEVRESNKAALLFYQKEKFIEIARRKNYYHEPVENAIVMKRENYE
- the tsaD gene encoding tRNA (adenosine(37)-N6)-threonylcarbamoyltransferase complex transferase subunit TsaD, yielding MNDRYILAFETSCDETSVAVLKNDAELLSNVIASQIESHKRFGGVVPEVASRHHVEVITACIEEALAKAGITEKEVTAVAVTYGPGLVGALLVGLAAAKSFAWAHHLPLIPVNHMAGHLMAAQSVEKLEYPLLALLVSGGHTELVYVSEAGDYQIVGETRDDAVGEAYDKVGRVMGLTYPAGREIDELAHKGQDIYDFPRAMIKEDNLEFSFSGLKSAFINLCHNAEQRGESLSKENLAASFQAAVLDILMAKTKKALEKYPVKTLVVAGGVAANQGLRERLVAEMTDIKVIIPPLRLCGDNAGMIAYASVSEWNKGNLATLSLNAKPSLAFDTMEE